Genomic DNA from Urocitellus parryii isolate mUroPar1 chromosome 5, mUroPar1.hap1, whole genome shotgun sequence:
GGGCGTGTCCTCAACAGGAACTGTGGGACCATTCTTCCGGGCCCCTCTTTCTGGTTCTTCTGCTCCCTGGCCACTGAAGGAGGGGTTTTGCCCTGACACATGCCCCTGCCATACTGTGCAGCCTCCCCTCAGGCCCAAGGCAACAGGGCCGACCAATCATGTGACCCAGAATAAACCTTTCTCCTTATAACTCCAggcctcaggtgttttgtcatagaGATGGAGAGCTGACTGACACCCTTGTTGCTCAAAATTCACTTTAAATGTATCTTCAATATAATTTGACGAAAAATCACCTCCCCGACCACACACAGCCACCAATTTTATTCCTCCATTATGtttcaaatgtgttttctttttcacatggCTTTTACACCTACAATTGGgtgtcctgatttctttctttctttttatttattaaaatattttttttgttgtcagtggacctttgctttatttatttatatgtggtgctgagaatcaaactcagcgcctcacacatgctaggcaagggctcagccactgagccacaaccccagcccctaattcatttatttttattttttctttttatatatacatgacagtagagtgcattttgacatattatacacacttGGAAtctaacttcccatttttgtgactgaacatgatgtggagtcacacCGGTCACGTATTCGtgtatgaacatgggaaagttatgactgattctactgtctttcctattcccatccctacTACCTGTCATCCCCCTTTGTTTAATTCATTGAACTTCAAttctcccctcaccccacccccacatattagagagaacatttggcctttggtttttggggactggcttatttcacttagcatgacaatctccagttccttccatttattgtcaaataccataatttcattcttctttttggctgagtaatattccattgtatatgtgtatgtatagcacattttctttatgcattcaactggtgaagggcatctaggttggtcccatagtttagctattgtgaattgagatgctatgaACACGGATGCGGCTGcgtcactgtagaatgctgactctaagtcatttgggtatagatggaggtgtgggatagctgggtcaaatggtggttccattctaagttttctaaggaatctccataccattccagaatggttgcaccaatttgcagtcctgggTGCCCTAATTTAAAAGTAACAGAATACGAATGTCTCCATATTTCTGGACACGTGTCATAGCCATTACTTTTGATGAGCGTGTGCTCTTTTCTTAAGAGGAGATGGACTCTCATGTTCAGAGAGACGCTCCTGTACACTGGAGTCTTaacctttttgttattgttttaagtcctttgtagaATGTCACCCCTGTCCTTTCTTGTCCCCACTTGAACAGTGATGGAGCTGGTCTCTggctcccctgccccctcctcctctcagcAGGGGCTGGGAGCTCCTCACACCCCTGTGTTTGCAAACAGAAGCGACCCAAAGGGTCCCTCGTGGAAGCCAGGGGTCTGCATGTCTCTCCCACCCTCACACCTCCTTCCCAGAGACCCACAGTGTCATTTTCTCTCAAAAAGGACTTGCTGATTTTGTAGTCATTGCCAACATGTATTTCTTTGGtactttaaattgttttgttgCTATTATGAATCGTATCTTTTAATGTGACATTTTCTAACTTGTTTTCTTACTCCAtggaaatattattcatttttaatattcctCTTAGGCTTTTCTGAACTTTTGCTGATACAATagttattgaatgaataattcatgaataaataatattgctTTCCCCCAACttctctatactttttttttttttcttattttcggTCTGGGCCTTATTGAGTTAGCCAGAATTCTTACATTACTTTATGGGGTGGAACTGACTCTAGCATTTCAGAGGTGGCAGCTGGATTACAAAAGCCACTCTTCATCATGATGAGGTGTGTTTAATTcctatcttaaatatttttatttggatgaAGTGCTGAATTTTCAGACTCTAATCAAAtgatcataattttcttttttacttatgcCGAAAATATAGTCCATTATGTGCATAAATTTCCACATATCGGATTATCCTTATATGCTATGAAAACCTCCACTTGGTCCCTGCAGATCTGGGTATCAGTGTGTCACAGATTTATACTTTCTAGCATTTTATTCAACATGTTCATCTTATAGAGTCACAAATGAGAACGAGCCAAGGTTTTCTTGGGACCATGGCGTATCATCCATGTTACGTTTGCTTTGTGGACGACATACACACTAGTGTCAAGCTTTTCCATTTGGTGACGATTCACACTGCACAAGCACTGCTGATTTTCTGAAAGCATAAAAAAACTTACCAGGACAACCAGGTTTCACATCTTTATGGgacgctcttttttttttttaacttcagtttttAACACAAGTAACAAACGTGCATccttgccccctccccacccccaccacctcccCATCCACCCTGTCCTGGGCCCATTCTTTTTTGGAGTCTTGGGAAACTGTAACAAAGTCCTTGATGTCTCCAACTGTGCCTGGACATTGTTTTCTGTCAACAGGTTGTTTCTTGTGCTCTTTGAACACAGGTCTCACAGGTGCCTGTTATGATTcagacatgaggtgtccccacccccaagctcatgtgtgacacaatgcaagggAGTTTAGAAGTGAGGGGATTAGATTACTAGAGTTTTAAGGTAATTAATCCCCGGAGAGAGATTGACCAGGTGGGGACCGTAGGCAGCtagagtgtggctgcaggaggtgagTCAGTGGGGCGTGCCTTTGGGTGTATGTTTTGTCTGTGGGAAGggagtctgtctgtctgcctgtttctctctctctctctctctctctctctctctctctctgcttcctgatgccgtgtccccagctgctttcctctgccacccatttccaccatgatgttctgcctcacctcaggcgctgagcaatggagtcagccgtctatggaccgagaccttggaaactgtgagcccccaaataaacttccctCCTCTAGCTGTTCTGGTCAGGTCTCTTGGTCACAGGAggagaaaagctgactaacacacgtCCAGTGGCCAATAATACAGGTCAAGATGCTTAACATCACTAGCACCAAAATGCAAACCAGACCACTGCTGGAGACCATTTTGATGGGCTTGGCAAAAGTAAGAAGCATGAGCGTGTCCCGCCCGCGCTGGCCACAAGGAGAGAGAGCGGGCGCCTGCAGACTCCCGCTGAGGGGCCTGCAGGACGGGGGTGTTGGAAGGCGGATCTGGAGGATCCCCAAACACAGAAAGCCTGACATCAGCATCCCACCTCTAGAAATACCGTGTACAGTCCAGGGGCCATGTACAGAGCAAAACAGGCGAAGGGCTTCCTCCATTTGTTGGAACTGGTTTCAGAGAtggaaatgatttgaaatatCTGTGTCGGAGGACTCTTCACGCTAACAGAGATCCACACTAACATCCCTGGCACTAACGAAGGCCACGGATGGGCAAAGGACCAGGCAGCTCTGCGGGCTGACCTGGAAAGAGGCCCAGGGTGCACGTCAATAAAGGGAACCAGAGGGGACATGGGACTAGGGAAAATTCTGGAAGGAAGTCCACCAAATGGCACACAGGCTCACCACTGCTGGGCTGATGGGAAATTCACACCTGCACCTCCCATCCTTCTGTCCTACTGACCTTTGCTATAATAATGGTGTTGTTTTATCAtaaaaccaatgaaataaaaacaacttaataaggagcctggtgtggtggcacctaCAGAATCCCTGCAGGGACGGGAGCAGCACCTCGTGGGAGGTGGCAGGAATGGGATGTGCTCCTCACCTGCACTGCAGGCACCCGACTCCCCACATTCAGACCCGAGCCCCTTCCCACTCTCCAGTGGCTCCATCACAGGTCCAGACGGTGACCTGGGACCAAGAGCGTTTGCTGAGGACGGAGAGGGTCACCTGGGTAGGCTCAGGGGGTCACAGTCCCACTGTTTCTGGTGCTGCTCTCACGGCAGGTGACAGTGGGTCTTGGGCCAGAAGAGCTGCAGCGTTACCCTTCAGAGATATGGGAACAGTGGATGTGacagccccacccccacacttCCCCTCCTAGTCCCCAGAAACTGAATTTGTTATGGTACCCAGGGTAAAACAACTTTGCAGATGTCATTACAGTTCCTAATCAGCTGGCCTTAGGAGGGAAGGTCATGGGTGGGCCCGGTCCAATCACAGGGTCCCTTGGAAGAGGAGTTTTCCCTGGTGGGGACAGAAGAGAGGCTGAGCAGAGGGCAGAGTGACCTTCAGCATGAGAAGAATCTGAGCCCCCTTCTGgaaagcatgagaagaaaatgattcggccaacagcaccatcaagacACAAAGCAGTTTCTCCCCATGACCTTGACCTTGTCCAAAGCCAAGACAAGCCTGAGAACCAGGCAGAGCTGCTGGGCTTCTTCCCTCCAGTGCCCAGAGGTCATGAGCAGTGTCTGTTAGAGGCTAAGTTTGTGGAGATTGCCACATGCACAGAGAACAAGCAGCAACGGAGGAGGGGGGCCTTGGAGGGTGTGGAAACACCTCACCTCCATCAGGAAACAGGTAGGACTCCCTAGCTCCATCAGACACCGGGAAAGTATGCAAAAATTAGTGAAGCTGTGTGCTCGATTCCTAAAACCCAGTTAGGGCTAGAGAATGAGCAAACAGTTCATGATCCATATGCTGTTAAACTGTAGTTCTGTGGCAATATGGTCATATGGTCATAGAACgtaaagttaatttaaaaaaaaatctcattatgaTTTCTTTGTAGACTAGTCcataatgtgtttttataatgttccctagatattaaaaaaaaatacattctctgCTTGTTAAGAACAAATATATGGGTGTAAATCAAGTTTTTGAATTGCATTACAGGTTTAACATCcctaatttgaaatttaaagtgCCCCCAAATTCCAAACTTTTTGAGTTACCAACATAACACCACTAGTGGGAAACTCCACAACATGAAACTTGTTTCAtgtaaaaaattagttttaaaaatattataaaattacacAGGCTTTGTGTACAAGGCGTGAATGGAACATAAatagatttcatttttaggtttgagTCTGACCTATAAGATCTCTCAtcatgcatatgcaaatattccacaTCCACAAAGCCCTGAAATCCAAAATGCCTCTGGCCCCGAGCATTTCTGATAAGATATTGAACCTGAACATGGCAGAAAAcgcttatttttctgtttcctataTTGTGGGACGCCACCCATGAAGCTACTTGAGTCGTCTTTTACTTGGTACTGAGCCATGGGGGGACTTAGGTGTCCCCTTGGGAACAATCCGGGCATTCCTGCGTGTAGACTGCCCATGGCATGAGATGTCTGCCCTGACTCTACCAATGGGACAGCTCAGAAGGGGCTCACCAGACCCAGGGGAAGTGGGGAGGTGGCGGGGGCTGGGTGGCCTGCAGGACATGGGTGGAGGGTGGGTTTCTCCTGGCAGGAGTGTGGGGATTTCACAGTTGGGGAGCCGTAAGGAGGTGAGTGGGACTGTTCAGGGGACCCCGGTGGCTAGGAGGGGGCTGGGTGGCTTGGGGTGAAGGGGGAGTGGGGACAGGGACCTATGAGTTGTCAAGGGAAGTGCTGTCATGAGTTGAAGGAGTCTGCGGGACAGAGGGCTTTCCAACGGGAAGCAGGTGCAGGGAAGCAGgagctctccctctcctctgaTGCTGCCCCAAGAGCCTCAGCAAGGATTTAAATTTCTCTTGAGGTACCCGACCTGTTCCTGAGAGTGGCCCTCCACCTGCGGGCCCAAATGGAGTCCTGGACTTTGTTCAGGTGACACCTATTTCATGGCTGAGGAGACCTAAATCCAGAAGTTGGGCCCAGCAAGGAAGGGTCACAGATGGCTCTGGAACCCCCATTCTCTGGGTCACCCCCCACCTCCAGCcatttcacaaaataaacaaGCTCTCAactcaatgaaaaataaacaataaatgaataaacaagggCGCAGGAcccagctcagtggtaaagcagccctgggttctctttctagtaccaaaaaaacataaaataaaaccccAGGTCATAAGATTTACTGACCACTGGGCCACGCCTGCAAGACAGTACCTGACTGTCCCTGTACTCAAAAATCTTCCCCAGATTTCTTAGGGTACAAGGTGTGTAGAGGGTGGCCACTGCCCTCTCAGATGGCAGTTCTTTATCTGAGCTATCACAATTGGAGGACTCCAATATTGCGAGACTCCCAAGAATCATAGGAAGAAGTTTCAGGCAACAGATGTCCATTCTATTAGTATCGTCGCCCTGCCCCCACTCAGTCCACCTTGTTATTGGGTCCGCAATTCCAGGAGGGAAAAGGGACCCTGCCTTTAGGTAAACACTTGGCAACACTGtgtaaataaaaacttgaaataatcTAAAAGTTCGAGAACTGGGAGAGGCCAACGGCCAAGGTCCTCTGCTTGGggttccctctcctctcctcccctgtgGTTCCCAAGGAGCCTCCCAGCAGCAGCGGGCCAGGGGCGGGGCCTAGGCTTGGCCAATCAGAGTGGACCAGGGTCTCTCCCTGCCCACTTCCTCTAGGAACCTGGAGCACCTGGGGCTGGGTGCCCTGTGAAACGTGTGTGTCAGAAAAACAAATGGCTGGTGACGTTTTTGCGCGTGCTTCCAGACACACGTGAGTCCATGGTATTCCCAAGCTTGTGAAGCCTGTGTGCCAACTAATTCCTTTTACTTTATAAgccattttgagttggttttggGCACTTAAAACATCAATGTCTATCTTTTCCTAATTAAAGGACTGTacatagccaggtgtggtggtgcacacctgcaactccagctacttaggaggctgagccaggaggatctccagtgtgaggccagccttggcaattaacaagacactatctcaaaaatgggagtggggctggagatacagctcagccATTGAGCTCTCAAGGAGCAGGCACAAGCAAGGCCAggtcagtactgcaaaaagaaaaagaaaaatactgtatgTAGTCAAGTGAATACTTTGCAACATATTAAACTCTATGAGGCCTTGAACCACCATATAGCCCAGCTCCACCACCCATCGGTATTTGTTTTGAAGAATTAATGCCATCATGCTATCAgcatgcacacccatgttcatagcagcctaattcacagtagccaaactatggaaccagcctgggtgTCCATCATCAGaagaatggatacagaaaatgtggtgtatatacagaATGGGGCCatagagaaaaatgagattatgtcattttctggaaaatggaaggaacttGAGAacgttatgttaagtgaaataagccacactgAGAAGGTCAAGTGTGTATGCTTTCTCTCCTGtgaggaagctagagaggaaataggaaaagaaaggggtgtgtgtgggggggaatctcatgaaaatcaagggGAGACCAGTGGAGGAGAGGGACCAGGgttgggaggtggggaaggagggggaagggcgGGGGAGTGATAATTGGCCAAATAGTCCTGTTGTACTGTGTGCATGAACGGATGAGTAACAAGTCCGTCATTACGTACAGATAGCGCACCCATAAAAGATGTGGGGAAAACTGCCTATGAAAACCAATGAGAGTGTGGAATATTAGATGTTTCTGCTTCGTGAAAGCAGCAGGATGATAAGTGACAGCTCTGTAGACAAATGAGGGACTGGGAATAGAGAGAAACGCCAATCACGCGGCCTGCAGGGAGGGTCTTGCAAAGCCAGCACTTCAAAACCcaaagcaagaaaagcaaagaagggaATTCCATGCAAGAAGAGCAACTGCTGTCACCTTTGGCCAGTGTGGctgcctctttcttttctttaaagaaaaaatcgcATGCAAAGCTCATGGCTGACTCTCAAACGGCAGCTAAAGCACAGGAAAGCAAAGTCATGTTTGGGTGGGTGGACGGGACAGACAGGGGGACTTGAGCAGTCCTGAGGACATGGGAGGATTTTGGTTGTGGGGGACACAGAGGGCTCCTGGACCCCCTTCCTTCCTACAGTGCCCTGGTGGGGCAGGTTCCAGGGACAGGGACATCCCACTGTGTGCGAACCTGGCTCTGACCCAGCAGGGACCCTGTGGGGCAGGCCACCTGGTGGAGAGCTAACTTCTCACTTGTGCTCCCACCAGAAGAATCAGACCCTGCAGAGGACACAGGAGTGAGGCTCTTTATTCTtaggctggagcaggagggaagACGGAAATCCAGGCCTGATTCAATGTCGCAATGGGCAAAAGTCTGACATCTGCATTCGAAGGGAGAGATAAAGAATATCCATgcacttctgcccttttcaatattttattcactcaaatcacttaatacaatttcattctataggttcttaatcaaggaaTGATGATCTTTAATACTGGGCACTGCTATAGACAAATCAATTCAAAGCAAACAATTATTCTAAGTTAACTCtgagcactgcaaacacacttcaTCCTGACAGACCTGTTACAGACATCCCCTCTGCATGCTGAGTTTAGGTGCTAGATTTAAAGTCTTAAGTCTTAGgccttaagtccagcagatgcccaCGCACTCAGATGCAGAGAGCAGGTCAGGAGCCGATGGAGGTTCTCCTGGTGTGGGTTGGCGGCTGGCTGAGGAGATGGGCATAAGGAGAAGTCGCCTTTCCCACTAGGATCAAGAGGCAGCTGTCGAGTTAGCAAGCAAGCGGTGAGGacgatgcagaggatcaggcagatgatgagaagagttggggtGTAGTCCAGGTCCTCATGAGGCTCTCTGGCATGTGGGCATCAGTGTCGGCTGGCTGAATGTTCATTTGTtccattatttatactaaattttgggagCTTCTGCTCGCCCTTTGGGTCCCTATCAGCTGATACCAGGTTTACTTAGTGACCTCTTACATATTAGAATGGACATATGGTCTGGTGGTTTCCGCCCTGATACCCTTCTGGCTCTTATCAGGGTTGTGGAAAGTGACTTGCTTTTATCAGGCTGTCCCTGATTGAGTGTCTGGGGGCTCTGTGGCTTGCCTGGTGAGCAtgcagatttattttaaaatggagttgcttaggctaaggcctaaggccatccttacactCAACCAAAAGACAGAAATGTGTAGTTTTATAGTGCTTGTAAGGTACGCAGGGCTGGGGTCTCCAAGTCATCGCATGCGTGGGGGTTTCAGCTGTGCCTGCGCCTGCCAGGGCCCTCATCCTGCCACTCCGCCTGGGTCTCCGCTCCCCGTGACCTTCGCTGTGCTGTGATGAGGGCAGCAGGTTCTGGTCCCTCCGAGTGGCGCTCCTGGGTCACTAGGTTAATTGCTTTGCTTCCCTTGGCCCTGGAACCTGTCCTGCGCCTTGGATGGAGGCTGAGTTTGAGTCTCTGTTGCTTTCCCAAGACAAAAGATTTTGCTCTGTTCTTGTCAAGAGTTCGAGAATTTGTGGgaggaaatacaaaacaaaacaaacacaacaaaacaaaacgaaacgcAACAACATAGAACGAAAATAGaatttctgggagaaaaaaaacacaaaacagtacaattattacatgtcattaactttaaaatgaaaagagctgaaTGCACTGCCCACTCCTGAAATCCTAGCTATGGGGCAGGTGAGGCAGGACCATCCCAAGGTCACGGGCAGCCTGATCAGTTAGTGATACCctggctcaaaatttaaaaaatgaaaaggaccagGGTTTACCTCAGGataaaagtgcccctgggctcagtccccagagagagagacaaggagggaagcaggaaagaaaaaaagagagaaggaaaatgaccAGACACTCGGTGAGACCAAGAGATCTCTATTGCGGTGGTCTCTGATTaccagggagggaagagagagagagagagagagagagagagagagagagagagagagagagagagagagagaggcaagaaagaggaaagagagcagagagacaGCAGCAggaggaattttttatttttttatttttaattgtacctGGACACAcatcctcattttcttcatttttgtggtgctgaggatcgaacccagggcctcgcacatgctaggcgagcgctctaccactgagccacgaccccagccagGAGAGTTTTTACAGCCAAAATCTAGTGGGGTCTGGGTCTGCGAGCTGCCTGGTGGCCTGCAGTGATTGGGTCACACAggagttgctaagggtgtcaccTTCTGCTTCTCAGGCTGACCGGGCAGGGGCGGgatgtgggtttctgttgcaccagGTGGGTGGGGGTCttgggggttgagtgctcagccttgaggcCAACAAGCGGTCAGGAGCCAGACAGTGGGGTTGACAGTTCAGCCCGCCCTGCAGCCAGGACTtattcagcctgccctgcagctaaCAGAAAATCCTGGGGAACTTGGTGCTAGGCCCTGAATATTTGTGTTCCCCCAAATTCACAGGTCAACCCCTAACCCCCAAGTGTTGGCCCTAGGGGGCGGGGCCTTGGGATGGTGACAGGCCATGAGGGCGGGGCCTCACCTGTGGGACTGGCTCCTATGAGAGGGCCCTGAGGGTCCTGCTTGCCCCTCCGTCCAGGTGAGGAAGGACAAGAAGGGGCCTTCTGTGACGCAGAGGGAGCCTCCCCAGCACCAAGCCTGCCTCTGCAGGCACCTGGACCTTGGCCgtgcagcctccagaactgggcaGGACACGTTTCTGTGGTTCACAAATCACCTGGTCTACATACACTGTTAGAGCAGCTGGAGCAGAGGGGGACACTGGCCAGCCACGTCACCCCGTCAGGCGGGTCTTGGCTGCCATGATGGAAGGCCACAGAGAGAGTGGTTCATACAGCTGACACGTAGTTCCCAGAGTCCCAGAGGCCCCTGGCCCAGGTCAGGGTGCTGCCCAGGTCAGGGTGCTGGCCCAGGTCAGGGTGCTGCCCAGGTCAGGGTGCTGCCCAGGTCAGGGTGCTGCCCAGGTCAGGGTGCTGGCCCAGGTCAGGTGCTGGCCCACTGGGCTCCCAACAGTGGCTTCTTCTTTCTTATTGGCAGGTGGCTGCCTTCTCTGTGCCCTTAAAGGGCTTCTCCGTGTGGTGCTTTGGGGGCAGGGGGACCCTCTctatcttcttcctcctcttataTGGACATTGATCCCATCAGATTAGGGCCTGTCCTTAGGTCTGCATTCAACCCTGTCACCTCCCCAAGCCCCACCCCCAGATATTAGTCATAGCTGTGAGAACGGACTTCTCATCCACCTGCTCCAACTCTGGCTCACTGGCAGGCCCGTGCCCGGTGGCCTGAGCTTTAACTGGGCTTGGGCGTTTGATGAATAATTTGAGGGGGACATAACTGAGTCCAGAGCACTCCATGGCTCAGTGACCTCCTGTGTAAAGCCAGGAAGATACTCTTCCTGGCACTAGGTCCTAAAGGAGCCTTAAGGGAGAGGGAACAGGTGACCAGGTCTGTGCAGGACTGCCATCTCCAGGGGAACCTCTTACAGTTTGGGCCTTCAGGGCCACCATATGCTATGTCCTCAAGGACATCGGTGCAAACTTCACTGCCACACTCACAAGCACACACTCCCTTAATCCCTTCTGGACAACCTTGGTTTCCCAGGATTTGGGCCAAAGCCCCGCTTCCAACATCCTGAGCTCACCTGCTGTAGCCGCTCATAATGGTGGCTGTACTGTGTCACCAGCTCTTCCagctcctgggcctgggccctTAGTTCTTTGGCCTGCTGTGCCCTCTCTCCACCCTTCAGTTTCTTCCAGGTGTCAGAGAGATTGCACAAATCCCGCACGAAGTGGACAGCCGTCTCTGCACCTCCCTCCAAGAGAGCACTTTTGGTCATTCCCAGAGGTGTGCCATCAAAGGCCTTCTGCACATACTTGCTGGTTTTGTCTGAGACTTTGCCACCTGTCAGGCGATACTTGGCAGCCTTAGCCAAGCTTGGCTTGGCTTGGGCTACCCTGTAGGCACGCCTGCTCTTCCTGAGACTCTTGGAGGTGTCTTGAAACTTGTCCATGATATTAGTCATAGCTGTGAGAACGGACTTCTCATCCACCTGCTCCAACTCTGGCTCACTGGCAGGCCCGTGCCCGGTGGCCTGAGCTTTAACTTTTTTATTGCAGGACCCTTCTATCAGGTTGGTCACATCACTGGTGACCTCAGCTGCTGCCCCCAAAGTTTTGCCAGCAGCTGAAAGCGTCAGG
This window encodes:
- the LOC113197718 gene encoding apolipoprotein L6-like isoform X1 — encoded protein: MAIRRTSPFYKGSPDEDLSDEENYFLKYHREQFLKDFPKWKQEQEKTIRELRARADEIDATLEQTHKINVVAHTTAVFSRAMSLLGIALAPLTTRGSLTLSAAGKTLGAAAEVTSDVTNLIEGSCNKKVKAQATGHGPASEPELEQVDEKSVLTAMTNIMDKFQDTSKSLRKSRRAYRVAQAKPSLAKAAKYRLTGGKVSDKTSKYVQKAFDGTPLGMTKSALLEGGAETAVHFVRDLCNLSDTWKKLKGGERAQQAKELRAQAQELEELVTQYSHHYERLQQKFYFRSMLLRFVLFCCVCFVLYFLPQILELLTRTEQNLLSWESNRDSNSASIQGAGQVPGPREAKQLT
- the LOC113197718 gene encoding apolipoprotein L6-like isoform X2, coding for MSSVEWPKGSPDEDLSDEENYFLKYHREQFLKDFPKWKQEQEKTIRELRARADEIDATLEQTHKINVVAHTTAVFSRAMSLLGIALAPLTTRGSLTLSAAGKTLGAAAEVTSDVTNLIEGSCNKKVKAQATGHGPASEPELEQVDEKSVLTAMTNIMDKFQDTSKSLRKSRRAYRVAQAKPSLAKAAKYRLTGGKVSDKTSKYVQKAFDGTPLGMTKSALLEGGAETAVHFVRDLCNLSDTWKKLKGGERAQQAKELRAQAQELEELVTQYSHHYERLQQKFYFRSMLLRFVLFCCVCFVLYFLPQILELLTRTEQNLLSWESNRDSNSASIQGAGQVPGPREAKQLT